GAAAAAGCCGGTCGTAAGAGTAGGGCGCATGGCGGGCCAGTACGCCAAGCCACGGTCAGCCGACATGGAGACCCGGGACGGCGTGACTTTGCCAAGTTTTCGCGGTGATCTCGTGAACCGGAGCCCGTTCACGCCGGAAGACCGAATCCCCGATCCCCAGTTGATCCTGCGTGGCTACGAGCGCGCGGCGTTGACTTTGAACTTCGTGCGCTCATTGATTGATGGCGGTTTTGCCGATTTGCATCACCCCGAATACTGGGACCTCGATTGGGTCGGCCATTCCAAGACGGCCTCGCAATACCACGACATAGTGAATTCCATTTCGGATTCGCTGGATTTCATTGAAACCGTTTCGGGTCGGCCATTGCACCTGACGCAGCGCGCTGACATCTATGCCGCACACGAGGGTTTGCACCTGTTGTACGAGCAATCGCAGACCCGCTTCCTGCCGCGTCGCAAGAGCTGGTACAACCTCACCACGCATTTCCCCTGGATCGGCATGCGTACGGCAGCACTCGATGGCGCGCACATCGAGTACTTTCGCGGCATCGCCAATCCGATGGGGGTAAAGATCGGCCCGGGCATGACCCGCGAGTGGCTGCAGGATCTCATTCGTGTATTGAACCCGAACAATGAGCCGGGCCGATTGACCTTGATTCATCGCTTTGGCGCAAAAGCGATCGAAGACGGTTTACCTGAGCTGATTCGTGCTGCCCGTGAAACGGGATCACCCGTACTGTGGGTGTGCGACCCGATGCATGGCAACACGGAGAGTACGGCCGACGGCACCAAGACCCGGCGCTTCGACAATATAGTGGGTGAGCTGGAGTCAGCGTTCCGGATTCATGAAGAGATGGGCAGTTATCTTGGCGGTGTGCACCTTGAGCTCACCGGCGAGAATGTTACGGAGTGTACCGGCGGGGCGCGTGGTTTGAATGACGCCGATCTCGCCCGTGCATACAAGTCCACCGTTGACCCACGCCTTAACTACGAACAGGCGCTGGAAGTGGCAATGCGGATTGCCGGTATCAGCCGACATCAGCACCCCTGAGATTCGCTGCGCATCATCGCCCGGCGTGACTCGCCGGGCGATCTTTCAGTAGACAGGCAGGGAACAACCGTAAGGTCCGGCCGTCAGCTGTCCAGCAAGGCCCACGCGTCGCTGTTGCTGATGGTCCGGCTTTCACCTGGCAATAGTCCGTCTATCGAAAACGGTCCAATGCGATGCCGGATCAGGCGCAAGGTGGGCAAGCCCGCGGCCGCTGTCATTCGACGCACCTGGCGATTACGTCCTTCATCGATCGCCATATCGATCCACTCGGCCGGAATCGAGCGGCGTTCCCGAATAGGTGGATCGCGTGGCCAAAGGTTTTCCGGAGCTGGGATCGCCCGTGCCAGTAAGGCTCTCGCCGTGCCGTCTTTAAGGTGCACACCGCGCTCAAGTCGGGCCAGTTGCGCCGCGTCTGGAATACCCTCAACCTGCACCCAATAGCGTTTGGGCAGTTTGCGCTTCGGTTCGGCAATCCGTGCCTGCAAGCGACCGTCATCTGTCAGCAAGAGTAAGCCTTCGCTGTCTCTGTCAAGACGGCCGGCCGGATAAACGCCGGGCAGCGTGATGAAATCGGCCAGCGTCTGTCGTTGCTCACTGTCGCGAAACTGGCTGAGCACCTGAAAAGGTTTGTTGAGCAGGACCAAAGGCATCGGCGAAGTATAAGTGATTGGAAGCGTGTGTGACTCCTGATCCCTTCGCTAGCCGGGGTCGGGTATCCTGTCGCTAATTCAACGACAATACGGGTTCAACTGATTCATGCACGACCAGGCCATCACCGTACGATTCCCGGCGGACGCGCCATACGCCATGCTCGCGGACCAGCGCACCCTGGCGCTGGTCGCCGAATTGCACGAACAGTTTGCACCGCGATTGCTGGATTTGATGGAGCAACGACGGCAGCGGCAGAATGCCTACGACAACGGTGATTGGCCGCACAGTATTCCGCCCGTCAGCACTGACAACTGGTTGGCCGGTGGTGCCGCCCAAGTACTGCGTGACCGGCGCGTAGAGTGGCATTGCAGCGCGGACGACGACTCCCTGCCGGAGGCGCTTTACTCCGCCGCATCCACTGTTGTTGTCGACCTCTGCGAACTGCTCCCGGTGGACGGTGCGGCGCTGACCGCA
The DNA window shown above is from Woeseia oceani and carries:
- a CDS encoding class II 3-deoxy-7-phosphoheptulonate synthase; its protein translation is MTRNQSDWHPASWQSMPAAQQPSYPDQGELDRAVADLSRLPPIVTSWEVDGLRDHIAKAQRGEAFVLQGGDCAENYSDCTSESVVAKLKILLQMSLVMLYGLKKPVVRVGRMAGQYAKPRSADMETRDGVTLPSFRGDLVNRSPFTPEDRIPDPQLILRGYERAALTLNFVRSLIDGGFADLHHPEYWDLDWVGHSKTASQYHDIVNSISDSLDFIETVSGRPLHLTQRADIYAAHEGLHLLYEQSQTRFLPRRKSWYNLTTHFPWIGMRTAALDGAHIEYFRGIANPMGVKIGPGMTREWLQDLIRVLNPNNEPGRLTLIHRFGAKAIEDGLPELIRAARETGSPVLWVCDPMHGNTESTADGTKTRRFDNIVGELESAFRIHEEMGSYLGGVHLELTGENVTECTGGARGLNDADLARAYKSTVDPRLNYEQALEVAMRIAGISRHQHP
- a CDS encoding pseudouridine synthase, translating into MPLVLLNKPFQVLSQFRDSEQRQTLADFITLPGVYPAGRLDRDSEGLLLLTDDGRLQARIAEPKRKLPKRYWVQVEGIPDAAQLARLERGVHLKDGTARALLARAIPAPENLWPRDPPIRERRSIPAEWIDMAIDEGRNRQVRRMTAAAGLPTLRLIRHRIGPFSIDGLLPGESRTISNSDAWALLDS